From a region of the Triticum aestivum cultivar Chinese Spring chromosome 7D, IWGSC CS RefSeq v2.1, whole genome shotgun sequence genome:
- the LOC123167243 gene encoding pathogenesis-related protein 1 translates to MASTNSWTHEIESAVTAPRLFRAGVMDWHTLAPKLAPQIVASAHPVEGEGGVGSVRQFNFTSAMPFNLMKERLEFIDADKCECKSTLIEGGGIGTAIETATSHIKVEPAANGGSVVKVESTYKMLPGVEVNDEITKAKDSVTAIFKAAEAYLIANPDAYN, encoded by the exons ATGGCCTCCACCAACAGCTGGACCCACGAGATCGAGTCGGCGGTCACCGCACCGCGCCTCTTCCGCGCTGGCGTCATGGACTGGCACACCCTGGCTCCCAAGCTCGCGCCGCAAATTGTTGCCAGTGCCCACCCTGTTGAGGGAGAAGGCGGTGTCGGCAGCGTCAGGCAGTTCAACTTCACCTCAG CCATGCCCTTCAACCTCATGAAGGAGAGGCTCGAGTTCATTGACGCAGATAAGTGCGAGTGCAAGTCGACTCTTATCGAGGGCGGTGGCATCGGCACGGCAATCGAGACAGCCACTTCGCACATCAAGGTGGAGCCGGCAGCAAACGGTGGGAGCGTAGTGAAGGTGGAATCGACATACAAGATGCTTCCAGGCGTGGAGGTGAATGATGAGATTACCAAGGCCAAGGATTCTGTCACGGCCATCTTCAAGGCCGCCGAGGCCTACCTCATCGCCAACCCAGACGCCTACAACTAA